One stretch of Rhodoflexus caldus DNA includes these proteins:
- a CDS encoding peptidylprolyl isomerase, with translation MMRKNLITSLLAFVLTLPLFAQSDGIIVDKIIVKVNDYIILKSDLEKAYQSAIENTQQQLPPEAKCQILQQLLINKMLVAKAEIDSVMVSDVEVNNNLDRRMAYFEQQFGSLQKIEQAYNKTIAQFKEELRPTIQENMIVNKMQNEITKDVEVTPRQVKRYFHSIPKDSLPYLPAEVEVGVIVRYPVVSKSEKDKVKAKLQDLKKQILSGKARFEELASTYSEDLGSASRGGELGFHGRGELVPPYEAMALSLEPGEISEPVESEFGIHMIQLIERRGNRYNSRHILIRPEPTEQDIKDAEKYLDSLRTIILSGKQPFEKVALANSDDKSTKASGGILQNPETKSTHLSKDELEYSMFMTLDTMKVGSITRPLRFRTDDGKNAVRILYFKSRIPPHQLNLEMDYQKIQAAALQEERNKVLSKWFNRTKSQLFIDIDPEYDRCKLLEGF, from the coding sequence ATGATGCGCAAAAATTTGATTACCTCGTTGCTTGCATTTGTCCTGACGCTGCCGCTTTTTGCCCAGTCGGACGGGATAATTGTTGATAAAATTATCGTAAAGGTCAATGATTATATCATACTTAAATCCGACTTGGAAAAGGCCTATCAATCGGCGATAGAAAACACCCAGCAACAACTACCGCCCGAAGCCAAGTGCCAGATACTACAACAATTGCTGATTAACAAAATGTTGGTAGCCAAAGCAGAGATAGACTCTGTTATGGTAAGCGATGTGGAAGTGAATAATAATTTAGACCGCCGCATGGCCTATTTTGAGCAGCAGTTCGGCAGTTTGCAGAAAATAGAACAGGCGTACAATAAAACCATCGCACAGTTTAAAGAAGAACTCCGCCCTACTATTCAGGAGAATATGATTGTTAACAAAATGCAGAACGAAATCACTAAGGATGTGGAAGTTACGCCCCGTCAGGTAAAGCGATACTTTCACAGCATCCCTAAGGATAGTTTGCCCTACTTGCCGGCCGAAGTAGAAGTGGGAGTGATTGTTCGTTATCCTGTGGTAAGCAAATCGGAAAAAGACAAAGTAAAAGCCAAACTGCAGGACTTAAAAAAGCAGATTCTTTCAGGTAAAGCACGTTTTGAAGAACTGGCAAGCACCTATTCCGAAGACCTTGGTTCGGCTTCCCGCGGCGGCGAGTTGGGTTTCCATGGTAGGGGAGAACTTGTGCCCCCCTACGAAGCAATGGCGCTGAGCTTAGAGCCGGGCGAAATTTCAGAGCCTGTTGAGTCCGAATTTGGTATTCACATGATACAGTTGATAGAGCGCCGTGGTAATCGCTACAACTCGCGCCACATCCTGATACGCCCCGAGCCTACCGAACAGGATATCAAAGATGCGGAAAAATATTTGGACAGCCTGCGTACAATTATTTTGAGCGGCAAACAACCTTTTGAGAAAGTTGCACTTGCCAATTCAGACGACAAATCTACCAAAGCCTCGGGCGGTATTCTGCAAAATCCGGAAACCAAGAGCACTCACCTTTCCAAAGACGAGCTGGAATACTCAATGTTTATGACATTAGACACCATGAAAGTCGGCAGCATTACGCGTCCGTTGCGTTTCCGCACCGATGACGGTAAAAACGCCGTGCGCATTTTGTACTTCAAAAGCCGTATTCCGCCGCATCAACTCAATTTGGAAATGGATTATCAGAAAATTCAGGCAGCAGCCCTGCAAGAGGAGCGCAATAAGGTGCTGTCAAAATGGTTTAATCGCACCAAAAGTCAGT
- a CDS encoding peptidyl-prolyl cis-trans isomerase, with the protein MSRIFLAGIWMCLTACGIDRTEAEQPIAKVYDTYLMPSDIQSIVSDAATPEDSLRIVESYVQTWAKTQLLYHEAVTNANLNLDEIERRVMEYKYQLITHAFLQQYIAENLDTLITDHQIRAYYEANKANFELKQNIVKGLLFKISDQTPDKAKAYAWLRSRNPSDWEQLRSYAFSYTQNPVISDTTWIPLADLIRNTPLRNEIKNEVQFLATQHYATATDGEYFYMLKIFEYKMADQTSPLEFVKEQIRDILLNQRKMSLQHQLEVSLLEKAKRSNNYKITAD; encoded by the coding sequence ATGAGCAGAATTTTTCTCGCAGGCATTTGGATGTGCCTTACCGCATGTGGCATTGACCGGACTGAGGCAGAGCAACCCATTGCAAAAGTATATGACACTTATTTGATGCCATCTGATATTCAAAGCATTGTGTCGGATGCTGCAACGCCCGAAGACAGCTTGCGTATTGTAGAAAGCTACGTGCAAACATGGGCGAAAACACAATTACTTTACCATGAGGCCGTAACCAATGCCAACCTGAACCTCGACGAAATAGAACGCCGTGTAATGGAGTATAAGTATCAGCTAATTACACATGCTTTTTTGCAGCAATACATTGCCGAAAATTTGGATACGCTGATTACCGACCACCAAATTCGCGCTTATTACGAGGCCAATAAGGCAAATTTTGAATTGAAACAGAACATTGTCAAAGGGTTGTTGTTCAAAATAAGCGACCAAACACCCGATAAGGCAAAAGCATATGCGTGGTTGCGCAGCCGAAACCCCTCCGATTGGGAGCAGTTGCGCTCGTATGCTTTCAGCTACACGCAAAACCCTGTGATAAGCGATACGACATGGATACCGTTGGCAGACCTCATCCGCAACACGCCTTTGCGCAACGAAATAAAAAATGAGGTGCAGTTTTTGGCAACACAGCATTATGCAACCGCCACCGATGGTGAATATTTTTACATGTTGAAAATTTTTGAGTACAAAATGGCAGACCAAACCTCACCTCTTGAATTTGTGAAAGAACAAATACGCGATATTCTACTGAATCAGCGAAAAATGAGTTTGCAACACCAATTGGAAGTATCTTTGTTAGAAAAAGCCAAACGGAGCAATAATTACAAAATTACTGCTGACTAA
- the ilvA gene encoding threonine ammonia-lyase → MHADKLLRQIVVHTPLQYNANLSEKYQANIWLKREDLQVVRSYKLRGAYNKISSLSREELDRGVVCASAGNHAQGVAFSCKLLKIKGTIFMPTPTPLQKIKQVKFFGREYVEIVLTGDTFDDAYKEAVKYCDEHNSVFIHPFDDEKVIAGQGTVGVEILEDAEENIDILFVPIGGGGLIAGVGSYFKQLSPSTQIIGVEPLGAPGMKVSMEKGEVVSLEKIDKFVDGAAVQRVGNITFEICKEVISDITLVPEGKVCSTILQLYNEDAIVVEPAGALSIAALDYHRDTIKGKNVVCIVSGSNNDITRMEEIKERSLLFEGLKHYFIISFPQRSGALREFVVNVLGPNDNIVHFEYTKKNNRDRAPALIGIEVNHPDDYEKLVQRMHERNVGFEHLNERPELFSILI, encoded by the coding sequence ATGCACGCTGACAAGTTGCTTCGGCAAATAGTGGTGCATACGCCTTTGCAATACAACGCCAATTTGTCCGAAAAATACCAAGCGAATATTTGGCTGAAACGCGAGGACTTGCAAGTAGTGCGTTCCTATAAACTGCGCGGCGCCTACAACAAAATCAGCAGCCTGAGCAGAGAAGAGTTAGACAGAGGAGTGGTTTGCGCCAGTGCGGGCAATCATGCGCAAGGCGTTGCTTTTTCGTGCAAACTCCTGAAAATTAAGGGAACTATTTTTATGCCTACCCCTACGCCTCTGCAAAAAATAAAACAAGTCAAGTTTTTTGGCAGAGAGTATGTAGAAATTGTGCTCACGGGCGATACTTTTGATGATGCCTACAAAGAAGCCGTTAAATATTGCGATGAGCACAACAGCGTGTTTATCCATCCTTTTGACGATGAAAAAGTAATTGCCGGACAAGGAACCGTAGGCGTAGAAATTCTGGAAGATGCGGAAGAAAATATTGACATACTGTTCGTTCCCATTGGCGGCGGCGGACTAATAGCCGGTGTCGGCAGTTATTTTAAACAACTCAGCCCAAGCACCCAAATCATTGGCGTTGAACCACTTGGCGCGCCGGGCATGAAAGTATCCATGGAAAAAGGCGAGGTGGTATCGCTTGAAAAAATAGACAAGTTTGTAGACGGAGCAGCCGTGCAGCGTGTCGGCAATATTACCTTTGAAATTTGCAAGGAAGTTATTTCGGACATAACGTTGGTGCCCGAAGGTAAGGTGTGCTCTACCATTCTGCAACTTTACAACGAAGATGCCATTGTGGTTGAGCCTGCCGGCGCATTGTCTATTGCAGCACTGGACTATCACAGAGATACCATCAAGGGCAAAAATGTGGTTTGCATTGTCAGCGGCAGCAACAACGACATCACCCGAATGGAAGAAATCAAAGAACGCTCGTTGCTGTTTGAGGGACTGAAACACTACTTCATCATCAGTTTTCCGCAACGCTCGGGTGCACTGCGCGAATTTGTGGTGAACGTGCTGGGGCCTAACGATAACATTGTACATTTTGAATACACCAAAAAGAACAACCGCGACCGTGCACCTGCCCTGATAGGCATAGAAGTGAATCATCCGGACGACTATGAAAAGTTGGTGCAAAGGATGCATGAACGCAACGTCGGCTTTGAACACTTGAACGAACGCCCTGAACTTTTTTCTATTCTGATTTGA
- the chrA gene encoding chromate efflux transporter: protein MSRRDLVFLRDTAWLTLSAFGGPQAHVALFLKILVEKRRYLTEGELMEINALCQLLPGPSSTQTLTAIAYKRGGLLLALLCLAIWLLPAFGLVTSFALMLIFWQGEQKNLNLWAYTQLMQPIAVGLVAHAGFVIVRKLVQTREAVLITLMAAVAAYFLRTPFLLPVLMVLSGLATSLKYRDFVREEKTALNIQWKYLIIFAVLFIGIAALGGITRSLPIRLLENFYRNGTLVFGGGQVLVPVLYNEFVEFKHYLSSSEFLSGYALLQVVPGPVFSFSGYIGALTMRGEGIGGMILGSLMATIGINLPGTLFIFFAYPFWEQLKKYRPVRASLEGINAASAGLVIAAVFLLWEPMAHTSLNIGVAVVTFLLLQFTHISAPLIVLGGILAGWVMVRL, encoded by the coding sequence TTGAGCAGAAGAGACCTTGTTTTTTTGCGTGATACCGCATGGCTGACCCTGAGTGCTTTCGGTGGCCCCCAGGCGCATGTCGCATTGTTTTTAAAAATATTGGTAGAAAAAAGACGCTACCTGACCGAGGGCGAACTGATGGAGATTAACGCACTGTGTCAGCTATTGCCCGGCCCGTCTTCTACGCAAACCCTCACGGCAATTGCCTACAAAAGAGGGGGGCTTTTGTTGGCATTGCTTTGCCTTGCCATATGGCTGCTGCCTGCCTTCGGGCTGGTAACTTCTTTTGCACTAATGCTTATTTTTTGGCAGGGTGAACAAAAAAATCTGAATTTGTGGGCTTACACGCAACTTATGCAGCCCATTGCTGTGGGTTTGGTAGCCCATGCGGGTTTTGTGATTGTTCGCAAGTTGGTGCAAACCCGCGAGGCAGTGTTAATTACGCTTATGGCTGCCGTTGCAGCTTATTTTTTGCGTACTCCTTTTTTGCTACCGGTACTGATGGTGCTTTCCGGCCTTGCTACCTCGCTGAAATACAGGGACTTTGTGCGAGAAGAAAAAACGGCTTTAAACATCCAATGGAAATACCTCATCATCTTTGCCGTGCTGTTTATCGGGATAGCTGCCTTAGGAGGTATTACCCGCTCGCTCCCCATTCGTTTGTTGGAAAATTTTTACCGCAACGGCACATTGGTTTTTGGAGGCGGGCAGGTGCTGGTGCCGGTTTTATACAACGAATTTGTGGAATTTAAGCACTACCTGTCTTCTTCAGAGTTTCTTTCAGGATACGCCCTTTTGCAGGTAGTACCCGGCCCTGTATTTTCGTTTTCGGGATATATTGGTGCGCTGACCATGCGCGGCGAAGGCATTGGCGGCATGATTTTGGGCAGCCTGATGGCTACCATCGGGATTAATCTGCCCGGCACGCTGTTTATATTTTTTGCCTATCCGTTTTGGGAGCAACTCAAAAAGTACCGCCCCGTAAGAGCCTCGCTGGAAGGCATTAATGCGGCAAGCGCGGGATTGGTTATTGCTGCCGTTTTCTTGCTGTGGGAGCCAATGGCGCACACAAGCCTTAATATAGGTGTAGCTGTTGTTACTTTCTTACTGTTGCAATTTACGCACATCTCTGCGCCCCTTATTGTGCTCGGAGGCATTCTGGCAGGCTGGGTAATGGTACGCCTCTAA